In Zingiber officinale cultivar Zhangliang chromosome 6A, Zo_v1.1, whole genome shotgun sequence, a single genomic region encodes these proteins:
- the LOC121998484 gene encoding uncharacterized protein LOC121998484, protein MASESKASAAQKVDPVISSAKNFDKVSQFKRMCRKYPFIGYGLPLISLTVLGSIGLSHLLQGSKDVAKERDEIEWEIIETKKALTRLGPKDGYVPKKISLEEELKALQQKIDINSYEYKRIPKPNEQAK, encoded by the exons ATGGCATCTGAATCAAAGGCCAGTGCTGCTCAGAAAGTTGATCCTGTGATTTCTTCGGCTAAGAATTTTGACAAGGTATCACAATTTAAGCGCATGTGCAGAAAGTATCCCTTTATCGGATATGGCCTTCCTCTCATTTCACTAACGGTGTTGGGCTCCATAGGCCTTTCACATCTGCTACAAGGCAG CAAAGATGTGGCAAAGGAAAGAGATGAAATTGAGTGGGAGATCATTGAAACAAAAAAGGCACTCACTCGACTAGGCCCCAAGGATGGCTATGTGCCTAAAAAGATTTCTTTGGAGGAGGAACTCAAG GCTTTGCAACAAAAGATTGATATTAACAGTTACGAGTACAAGAGAATCCCCAAACCAAATGAACAGGCAAAGTAA